The following are from one region of the Microbacterium sp. BK668 genome:
- a CDS encoding TadE family protein — protein sequence MLRSSRSADPAAIDDPERGSAPLEFILVGLLLLVPLVYVVVALGLIQGHALGAEAGARHVARAISTAAGEADARERAQRTLAAVIDEYGLDEASVDLEMSCAPAGSACPQPGATLVVTLRTRVALPLVPPVLGLDDLASIPVEASAAQKVSRFWGAG from the coding sequence GTGCTCCGCTCGAGTCGTTCGGCTGACCCCGCGGCCATCGACGACCCTGAGCGCGGCTCCGCACCGCTCGAGTTCATCCTCGTCGGCCTGCTTCTTCTCGTCCCGCTCGTCTACGTCGTCGTCGCCCTCGGGCTCATCCAGGGGCACGCGCTCGGCGCCGAGGCGGGCGCGCGGCATGTCGCCCGCGCGATCTCGACCGCTGCGGGGGAGGCCGACGCCCGCGAGCGGGCGCAGCGCACCCTCGCGGCCGTGATCGACGAGTACGGCCTGGACGAGGCATCCGTCGATCTGGAGATGTCCTGCGCTCCCGCCGGTAGCGCCTGTCCGCAGCCCGGAGCGACGCTCGTCGTCACGCTGCGGACGCGGGTCGCGCTGCCGCTCGTGCCGCCTGTTCTCGGCCTCGACGACCTCGCGAGCATCCCCGTCGAGGCATCGGCCGCGCAGAAGGTCTCGCGCTTCTGGGGTGCGGGGTGA
- a CDS encoding pilus assembly protein TadG-related protein, which yields MLLLTLGYAALALVAVFLCVDATSLYLTQKRLDSLADAAALAGADGFTLSVVDGEPRAELTSDQVRAQAQALLGDVGRDARLLSAMTPDGVSARVTVAGTWHPPVATIFVPDGVALQATATSRTALR from the coding sequence GTGCTGCTGCTCACTCTCGGCTATGCCGCGCTGGCGCTCGTCGCGGTGTTCCTCTGCGTGGATGCCACGAGTCTCTACCTGACGCAGAAGCGGCTCGATTCGCTGGCGGATGCCGCGGCCCTCGCGGGCGCCGACGGATTCACGCTGTCGGTCGTCGACGGCGAGCCCCGCGCCGAGCTCACCTCCGATCAGGTGCGCGCGCAGGCTCAGGCGCTCCTGGGCGACGTCGGCCGGGACGCCCGGCTCCTGTCGGCGATGACTCCCGACGGGGTCTCAGCGCGCGTGACGGTCGCGGGAACCTGGCACCCTCCGGTCGCGACGATCTTCGTCCCCGACGGGGTCGCGCTGCAGGCGACGGCGACGAGCCGGACCGCCCTGCGCTGA
- a CDS encoding DUF4242 domain-containing protein translates to MKTFLIEREVPGASKLSREELAEISKTSNAAVDSLGIPFTWVTTYVAGDKLYCLHRTDSAESVREHARRGGFPADLVNEVVAEFGPQTAEEAA, encoded by the coding sequence ATGAAGACCTTCCTCATCGAACGCGAAGTGCCCGGCGCTTCGAAGCTCAGCCGCGAAGAGCTCGCCGAGATCTCGAAGACCTCGAACGCGGCGGTCGACTCGCTCGGCATCCCGTTTACGTGGGTCACCACCTACGTCGCCGGCGACAAGCTCTACTGCCTGCATCGCACCGACAGTGCCGAGAGCGTGCGCGAGCACGCGCGGCGCGGCGGGTTCCCCGCCGACCTCGTCAACGAGGTCGTCGCCGAATTCGGTCCGCAGACGGCCGAGGAGGCGGCATGA